A single region of the Caballeronia insecticola genome encodes:
- a CDS encoding ribonuclease activity regulator RraA, giving the protein MTMTNISDDTIELLRHVSTATLTTQLFKRGLRNVFLQGVAPLVKPAKGAPNMVGPAFTLRNIPAREDLDHVGVFQDPDHPQRKAVETAPPGSVLVQDCRGERGVASTGSILTTRLKIRGVAGMVSDGCVRDSGTIGDIGLPLFCAGASATLNLAKHHAVDMDVPIACGGVAVYPGDIVVGDVDGVVIVPRHMAEEVARDSAEQEIMEEFLSARVEGGAVLRGTYPPNEETLAAYRAWRAQRG; this is encoded by the coding sequence ATGACGATGACGAACATCTCCGACGACACCATCGAACTGCTGCGCCACGTCAGCACCGCGACGCTCACGACGCAGCTTTTCAAGCGCGGCCTGCGCAACGTGTTTCTGCAAGGCGTCGCGCCGCTCGTGAAACCCGCGAAGGGCGCGCCGAACATGGTCGGGCCCGCGTTCACGCTGCGCAATATCCCGGCGCGCGAAGATCTGGATCACGTCGGCGTGTTTCAGGACCCGGACCATCCGCAGCGCAAAGCCGTCGAGACCGCGCCGCCGGGCAGCGTGCTCGTGCAGGATTGCCGCGGCGAACGCGGCGTCGCATCGACGGGTTCGATTCTCACGACGCGCCTCAAGATTCGCGGCGTCGCGGGCATGGTGTCGGACGGCTGCGTGCGCGACAGCGGCACCATCGGCGATATCGGGCTGCCGCTGTTTTGCGCGGGCGCGAGCGCCACGCTCAATCTCGCAAAGCATCACGCTGTCGACATGGACGTGCCGATCGCGTGCGGCGGCGTGGCGGTGTATCCGGGCGATATCGTCGTCGGCGATGTGGACGGCGTCGTGATCGTGCCGCGTCATATGGCCGAGGAAGTCGCGCGGGACTCGGCCGAGCAGGAAATCATGGAGGAGTTTCTGTCGGCGCGCGTGGAGGGCGGCGCGGTGCTGCGCGGCACTTATCCGCCGAACGAGGAAACGCTCGCCGCTTACCGGGCGTGGCGGGCGCAGCGCGGCTGA
- a CDS encoding TetR/AcrR family transcriptional regulator, with the protein MSSAAQETHHKARGRPREFDREAALRCAMNVFWDKGYDTCSMADLVDAMGINSPSLYAAFGSKEDLYREAVDLYIDAEGGAALRQLLAHESVSEGLRAMFRTSAELFTGSANPRGCMIFLGAMSVGAEHAQLRAELHERRRRVAGIVAERLARAVENGELDPRTNVPALAALCMTLFAGLSIQAQDGVRRAALFAAIEQFVATLPVRAQS; encoded by the coding sequence ATGTCGTCGGCAGCACAGGAGACGCATCACAAGGCGCGCGGCCGCCCGCGCGAGTTCGACCGCGAGGCGGCGCTCAGATGCGCAATGAACGTGTTCTGGGACAAGGGCTACGACACCTGCTCGATGGCCGATCTCGTCGATGCCATGGGCATCAATTCGCCGAGCCTTTACGCCGCGTTCGGCAGCAAGGAAGACCTGTATCGCGAGGCGGTGGATCTGTATATCGACGCCGAAGGCGGCGCGGCGTTGCGCCAGTTGCTCGCGCACGAGTCGGTGAGCGAAGGCCTGCGCGCAATGTTTCGCACGAGCGCCGAGCTTTTTACCGGCTCGGCGAATCCGCGCGGCTGCATGATCTTTCTCGGCGCGATGTCGGTCGGCGCCGAGCACGCGCAATTACGCGCCGAATTGCACGAGCGCAGGCGCCGGGTTGCGGGCATTGTCGCGGAGCGGTTGGCGCGGGCGGTCGAAAACGGCGAACTCGACCCGCGCACCAACGTCCCGGCGCTCGCCGCGCTGTGCATGACGCTGTTCGCGGGTTTGTCGATTCAGGCGCAGGACGGCGTGCGCCGGGCGGCGCTGTTCGCGGCAATCGAACAGTTCGTCGCGACGCTGCCGGTGCGCGCGCAATCCTGA
- a CDS encoding alpha/beta fold hydrolase: MVTRPPTPRQQIRLCTASDGVRIAYATCGSGPPLIKAANWLSHLELDFTSPVWSHLMVELCGRHQLIRYDQRGCGLSDHDVADISFDAWLRDLETVVEASGLERFPLLGISQGASIAIAYAVAHPERVTHLVLHGGYARGRLKRTRDPAQHEEAEMLVKLAELGWGKHNPAFRQFFTTQFIPGGTPAQHHWFNELERLTTTPRNAARIMRVFNEIDVVDLLPRVECPTLVLHASGDARVPFDESRLLAGQIPGARFVPLESENHLVLESDAAWQRWREEVHAFLPSAPAIDPAFSALTPRERDIVELLAGGRDNAQIAARLALSEKTVRNHITSIFAKLEVESRAQAIVLARRAGFDAPAA; the protein is encoded by the coding sequence ATGGTGACGCGCCCGCCCACGCCTCGTCAGCAGATCCGCCTGTGCACGGCCAGCGACGGCGTGCGCATCGCGTACGCGACGTGCGGCTCCGGCCCTCCGCTCATCAAGGCGGCGAACTGGCTCAGTCATCTGGAACTGGATTTCACGAGTCCGGTCTGGAGCCATCTGATGGTCGAGCTGTGCGGACGGCATCAGTTGATTCGCTACGATCAGCGCGGCTGCGGCCTCTCGGATCATGACGTTGCCGATATTTCCTTCGACGCCTGGTTGCGCGATCTCGAAACGGTGGTCGAAGCGAGCGGGCTCGAACGCTTTCCGTTGCTCGGCATATCGCAGGGTGCGTCGATTGCCATCGCGTATGCGGTCGCGCATCCGGAACGCGTGACGCATCTCGTGCTGCACGGCGGCTATGCGCGCGGCCGGCTCAAGCGCACCCGCGATCCCGCGCAGCACGAGGAAGCCGAGATGCTCGTCAAACTCGCGGAACTCGGCTGGGGCAAGCACAATCCCGCTTTCCGCCAGTTTTTCACGACGCAGTTCATCCCTGGCGGCACGCCCGCGCAGCACCACTGGTTCAACGAACTCGAACGGCTCACGACCACGCCGCGCAACGCCGCGCGCATCATGCGCGTGTTCAATGAAATCGACGTGGTCGATCTGCTGCCGCGCGTGGAATGCCCGACGCTCGTGCTGCACGCAAGCGGCGACGCGCGCGTGCCCTTCGACGAAAGCCGTCTGCTCGCCGGACAGATTCCCGGCGCGCGTTTCGTGCCGCTGGAAAGCGAGAATCATCTGGTGCTCGAAAGCGACGCCGCGTGGCAGCGGTGGCGCGAGGAAGTGCACGCATTTTTGCCGTCGGCGCCGGCGATCGATCCCGCGTTTTCCGCGTTGACGCCGCGCGAGCGCGATATCGTCGAATTGCTCGCCGGCGGGCGCGACAACGCGCAGATCGCCGCGCGTCTCGCGCTGAGCGAAAAGACCGTGCGCAATCACATCACCAGCATCTTCGCGAAGCTCGAAGTCGAGAGCCGGGCGCAGGCCATCGTGCTCGCGCGCCGCGCCGGGTTCGACGCACCCGCTGCCTGA
- a CDS encoding LacI family DNA-binding transcriptional regulator codes for MATRTGAKGIRITDVAAAAGVAPITVSRVFNAPDTVAPETLARVRRAVAELGYVPNRLAGGLSSAKSRLIAAIVPTLAHSLFSETIQVFSDTMSRAGYQVLLGLSGYGDTDQNEHEGPLLDAMLSRRPEGVLLTGVAHTATLRERLRKLAIPIVETWDMSDDPIDMLVGFSHYRIGVAVAERFLARGARRPALVSANDQRALARRRGFVETLAQRGIADVAEMLMPPPSSVALGKEGLRRIIEARAGVDAIFCSSDLLALGVVAEARRLAIDIPGRIAVCGFGALEFTADTIPALTTVRVDGRRIGATAARCLIDRLDGATERTCVDVGFELVERETL; via the coding sequence ATGGCGACTCGCACGGGCGCGAAAGGCATTCGCATTACCGACGTGGCCGCGGCGGCGGGCGTCGCGCCGATCACTGTGTCGCGTGTTTTCAATGCGCCCGATACCGTCGCGCCGGAAACGCTCGCCCGCGTGCGCCGGGCCGTCGCCGAACTGGGCTATGTGCCGAACCGGCTTGCGGGCGGATTGTCGTCGGCGAAATCGCGGCTGATCGCGGCGATCGTGCCGACGCTCGCGCACTCGCTCTTCTCGGAAACGATCCAGGTCTTCAGCGATACGATGTCGCGCGCCGGTTATCAGGTGCTGCTCGGCCTGTCCGGTTACGGCGACACGGACCAGAATGAACACGAAGGCCCGCTCCTCGATGCGATGCTGAGCCGCCGTCCGGAAGGCGTGCTGCTGACGGGCGTGGCGCATACCGCGACGCTGCGCGAGCGCCTGCGCAAGCTCGCCATTCCGATCGTGGAAACGTGGGACATGAGCGACGATCCTATCGACATGCTCGTCGGCTTTTCGCATTACCGGATCGGCGTGGCCGTGGCCGAACGCTTTCTCGCACGCGGCGCGCGCCGGCCCGCGCTCGTGTCCGCCAACGATCAGCGGGCGCTCGCGCGGCGGCGCGGCTTCGTCGAGACGCTGGCACAACGTGGCATCGCCGATGTCGCCGAAATGTTGATGCCGCCGCCCAGTTCCGTTGCGCTCGGCAAGGAAGGCTTGCGGCGCATTATCGAGGCGCGCGCGGGCGTCGATGCGATCTTCTGCAGTTCCGATCTGCTCGCGCTCGGCGTGGTGGCGGAGGCGCGGCGGCTCGCGATCGACATTCCGGGGCGCATTGCCGTGTGCGGCTTCGGCGCGCTCGAATTCACCGCCGACACGATTCCCGCGCTTACCACCGTACGCGTCGATGGCAGGCGCATCGGTGCGACGGCGGCGCGCTGTTTGATCGACCGGCTCGACGGCGCGACGGAGCGCACCTGTGTGGATGTGGGGTTCGAGCTGGTCGA
- the araD gene encoding L-arabinonate dehydratase, whose product MTSHRKTPEELRSHRWYGVNDLRSFGHRSRTAQMGYHPSDYMGKPVIAVLNTWSEINSCHTHFKQRVEEVKRGVWQAGGFPVEMPVMTLAEPFQKPTTMLYRNFLAMEVEEVLRSYPFDGCVLMGGCDKTTPGLLMGAISMNLPAIYLPAGPMLRGDWNGRTLGSGSDTWKYWAELRAGKISEDEWKGVESGIARSPGHCMTMGTASTMTSAAEALGLTLPGFASIPAVDSRHAQHASLTGQRIVEMVWTDLKPSDILTPKAFDNAVTTVLAMSGSTNAIVHLVAVARRAGVPLTTARFDELARVTPVIGNIRPAGKYLMEDFFYAGGLRALLAELGDLIDGSQRTVNGRTLGENIAGAEIFNDDVIRRRDNPLVPNDGLAVLTGNLAPDGAVIKPAAMEAHLLKHRGPAVVFRDYADMAARIDDETLDITADSVIVLKHAGPVGAPGMPEWGQLPIPQKLLKQGVRDMVRISDARMSGTSYGACVLHVAPESFVGGPLALVKDGDIVELDVPARRLHLDVSDEELAARRAAWKPPKRPFERGFGVMHQLHVTQADKGCDFDFLEERIEEHTTSGDEPEIH is encoded by the coding sequence TTGACTTCCCACCGCAAGACGCCGGAGGAACTGCGCAGTCACCGTTGGTACGGCGTGAACGATCTGCGCTCGTTCGGGCATCGCTCGCGCACGGCGCAGATGGGCTATCACCCGTCGGACTACATGGGCAAGCCGGTCATCGCCGTGCTGAACACGTGGAGCGAGATCAACTCGTGCCACACGCATTTCAAGCAACGCGTCGAGGAAGTGAAGCGCGGCGTGTGGCAGGCGGGCGGCTTTCCCGTCGAAATGCCGGTGATGACGCTCGCCGAGCCGTTCCAGAAGCCGACCACCATGCTCTACCGCAATTTCCTCGCGATGGAAGTCGAGGAAGTGCTGCGCTCGTATCCGTTCGACGGCTGCGTGCTGATGGGCGGCTGCGACAAAACCACGCCCGGCCTGCTGATGGGCGCGATCAGCATGAATCTCCCCGCGATCTACCTTCCCGCCGGCCCGATGCTGCGCGGCGACTGGAACGGCCGCACGCTCGGCAGCGGCTCCGACACGTGGAAATACTGGGCGGAACTGCGCGCGGGCAAGATCAGCGAAGACGAGTGGAAGGGCGTGGAGAGCGGCATCGCGCGCTCGCCGGGCCATTGCATGACGATGGGCACCGCCTCCACCATGACGAGCGCCGCCGAAGCGCTGGGCCTGACGCTGCCGGGCTTCGCGTCGATTCCGGCGGTCGATTCGCGGCACGCGCAGCACGCGTCGCTGACGGGACAGCGCATCGTCGAGATGGTGTGGACGGACCTCAAGCCGTCCGACATCCTCACGCCGAAAGCCTTCGACAACGCGGTGACGACCGTGCTCGCGATGTCCGGCTCGACCAACGCGATCGTGCATCTGGTGGCGGTTGCGCGGCGCGCGGGCGTGCCGCTCACGACCGCGCGTTTCGACGAACTCGCGCGCGTGACGCCGGTGATCGGCAATATCCGTCCGGCGGGCAAGTACCTGATGGAAGACTTCTTCTACGCGGGCGGCCTGCGCGCGCTGCTCGCGGAACTCGGCGATCTGATCGACGGCTCGCAACGCACCGTCAATGGCCGCACGCTCGGCGAAAACATCGCGGGCGCCGAGATTTTCAACGACGACGTGATTCGCCGCCGCGACAATCCTCTCGTCCCGAACGACGGCCTCGCCGTGCTCACCGGCAATCTCGCGCCGGACGGCGCCGTCATCAAACCCGCCGCGATGGAAGCGCACTTGCTGAAACATCGCGGTCCGGCGGTCGTGTTCCGCGATTACGCCGACATGGCCGCGCGCATCGACGACGAAACGCTCGACATCACCGCCGATTCCGTGATCGTGCTCAAGCATGCGGGGCCGGTCGGCGCGCCGGGCATGCCGGAATGGGGCCAGTTACCGATCCCGCAAAAGCTTTTGAAGCAAGGCGTGCGCGACATGGTGCGCATCTCGGACGCGCGCATGAGCGGCACGAGTTACGGCGCGTGCGTGCTGCACGTGGCGCCGGAATCGTTCGTCGGCGGGCCGCTCGCGCTGGTGAAGGACGGCGATATCGTCGAACTGGACGTGCCCGCGCGCCGCCTGCATCTCGATGTGAGCGACGAAGAACTCGCCGCGCGCCGCGCCGCATGGAAGCCGCCGAAGCGTCCGTTCGAGCGCGGTTTCGGCGTGATGCATCAACTGCATGTGACGCAGGCCGACAAGGGCTGCGACTTCGATTTCCTCGAAGAGCGCATCGAAGAACACACCACGTCCGGCGATGAACCCGAGATCCACTGA
- a CDS encoding MarC family protein, producing MLNEFAKTVLVIVAGLFPIINPPATALVVLSMLPHIGDADRAELARRISINSFAILLASLSIGAYVLSFFGISIAVLRVAGGFVVAMAGWGLLQAPDDDDSAETVPKPRSGASLRAKAFYPLTLPITVGPGAIAVAIALGTGSPRHGLQPVHLAGVGVGLVILCISIYVCVRFAGHLERLLGTVGTQVAMRLFAFVIFCIGVQILWLGLSELLSSVQLNLK from the coding sequence ATGCTCAACGAATTCGCCAAGACGGTTCTCGTGATCGTCGCCGGTCTGTTCCCGATCATCAATCCACCGGCGACGGCGCTCGTCGTGCTGAGCATGCTGCCGCATATCGGCGACGCGGATCGCGCCGAACTGGCGCGGCGCATATCGATCAACAGTTTCGCGATTTTGCTGGCGTCGCTGTCCATCGGCGCTTATGTGCTGTCGTTCTTCGGCATCTCGATTGCCGTGTTGCGGGTCGCGGGCGGCTTTGTCGTCGCGATGGCGGGCTGGGGCCTGCTCCAGGCACCCGACGACGACGATTCCGCCGAAACCGTGCCCAAGCCGCGCAGCGGCGCATCGCTGCGCGCGAAGGCGTTCTATCCGCTCACCTTGCCGATTACCGTCGGTCCGGGCGCGATTGCCGTCGCCATTGCGCTCGGCACCGGTTCGCCGCGCCACGGCCTGCAGCCGGTGCATCTCGCGGGCGTGGGCGTCGGGCTCGTGATTCTCTGCATCAGCATCTATGTGTGCGTGCGCTTCGCCGGGCATCTCGAACGGCTGCTCGGCACCGTCGGCACGCAGGTCGCCATGCGCCTGTTCGCGTTCGTGATCTTCTGCATCGGCGTGCAGATTCTGTGGCTCGGCTTGTCCGAACTGCTCTCGTCCGTCCAGCTCAACCTTAAATAA
- a CDS encoding flagellar brake protein → MLAEPLPHTSDIEKFAEDHERFARHTPSEISVCLRSLALRRDMLTVTSGPDQIVTQLLEVDAREARIVFDWGGVESDNRALLAARQLYFKAAPEGVRVEFTTDAARAVTYEGRQAFEVDFPRKLYQFQRREYFRVPTPILDPYYARGTYADGEAFRYEVHDLSLGGVALRMDTARLAETEVGTVFGDVTLHLGPGAAFSVDLELISPRSVTTPRGDVRYIVGFRFVRLSGAAENVLQRLITRMEARRRSLSA, encoded by the coding sequence ATGCTCGCTGAACCGTTGCCGCACACATCCGACATCGAAAAATTCGCCGAAGATCACGAACGCTTCGCGCGTCACACGCCTTCCGAAATTTCCGTCTGCCTGCGCAGTCTCGCGCTGCGCCGCGACATGCTGACGGTGACGAGCGGACCCGACCAGATCGTCACGCAGTTGCTGGAAGTCGATGCCCGCGAGGCGCGCATCGTGTTCGACTGGGGCGGCGTGGAGTCGGACAACCGCGCGCTGCTCGCCGCGCGTCAGCTCTATTTCAAGGCCGCGCCGGAGGGCGTGCGCGTCGAGTTCACCACCGACGCCGCGCGCGCCGTGACCTACGAAGGCCGGCAGGCGTTCGAAGTCGATTTCCCGCGCAAGCTCTATCAGTTCCAGCGCCGCGAATACTTCCGCGTGCCGACGCCGATCCTCGATCCGTACTACGCCCGAGGCACCTACGCCGACGGCGAAGCCTTCCGCTACGAAGTGCACGACCTGTCGCTCGGCGGCGTCGCGTTGAGAATGGACACGGCGCGTCTGGCGGAAACGGAAGTCGGCACCGTGTTCGGCGATGTCACGCTGCATCTCGGTCCGGGCGCGGCCTTTTCCGTCGATCTCGAACTGATCTCGCCGCGCAGCGTCACGACGCCACGCGGCGATGTGCGTTATATCGTCGGATTCCGCTTCGTGCGGCTTTCCGGCGCGGCGGAGAACGTGCTGCAACGGCTCATCACGCGCATGGAAGCCAGACGACGCAGCCTGTCGGCATGA